One part of the Xiphophorus hellerii strain 12219 chromosome 17, Xiphophorus_hellerii-4.1, whole genome shotgun sequence genome encodes these proteins:
- the LOC116737152 gene encoding uncharacterized protein LOC116737152 produces MADASTQVTTQSEIINFTSNSTASTAVQVATVMKWLTFGIGLPVLVLALYALKNLSKGESKVPMHIMFLLVSDIISFFSRPSVDHSMEADPVFSRNGTDIIFYFGIISNISLMLFIAQERHLLVAYPQCLGCYTSIRQSPAVTFLAWASPFAMLTLALLGYNLWFAVSLLVPFPVLLFFAVDSWRALHCSRSNPPSPEKRRTVFGIGAIWANYTFLYAPFILSILLEALSFKDKVPYLVQVSHLLLYLSPLASHKANSTLTEFCSLLSLRRVSPNTATDDNGDEGGGDDDDVQQFLCMRLSENKCG; encoded by the exons ATGGCTGATGCCAGCACACAGGTCACGACTCAATCTGAAATCATCAACTTCACCAGCAACAGCACTGCGTCTACAGCAGTGCAGGTAGCCACTGTGATGAAGTGGTTGACATTCGGCATCGGGTTGCCTGTCCTCGTCCTGGCCCTTTATGCCCTCAAGAACCTCTCCAAAG GTGAGAGCAAGGTTCCCATGCACATCATGTTCCTCCTGGTGTCGGACATCATCAGCTTCTTCAGTCGTCCCTCTGTGGATCATAGCATGGAAGCTGACCCGGTCTTCTCCAGAAATGGCACAGACATCATCTTTTACTTTGGGATCATTTCCAACATCTCCCTCATGCTGTTCATAGCCCAGGAGCGCCATCTGCTGGTGGCCTACCCACAGTGTCTTGGCTGTTACACCAGTATCAGACAGTCACCTGCAGTGACCTTCCTGGCATGGGCCAGTCCTTTCGCCATGCTCACCCTCGCCTTGCTAGGCTACAACCTGTGGTTTGCCGTCTCTCTGCTCGTTCCTTTTCCCGTCCTCCTTTTTTTCGCTGTGGATTCCTGGCGGGCGCTACACTGCTCCCGATCCAACCCGCCAAGCCCAGAGAAGAGGAGGACAGTGTTTGGCATCGGGGCAATCTGGGCCAACTACACTTTCCTTTATGCCCCCTTTATCCTCAGCATCCTCTTGGAGGCTCTGTCCTTCAAGGATAAAGTCCCCTACCTGGTGCAGGTGTCTCACCTGCTTCTCTACCTCAGCCCACTG GCGTCTCACAAGGCAAACAGCACTTTGACAGAGTTCTGCTCTCTGTTGAGTTTGCGGCGGGTCAGTCCCAACACGGCGACTGATGACAATGGTGACGAAGgaggtggtgatgatgatgacgtGCAGCAATTCCTCTGTATGCGGCTGTCCGAAAACAAATGTGGCTGA